From the genome of Gallus gallus isolate bGalGal1 chromosome 4, bGalGal1.mat.broiler.GRCg7b, whole genome shotgun sequence:
TGCCAGAGGCACctgatttgcttctgcagatgaagaaaacCAGCTTCAAAACCCACCATCATATTCATTTTACTGAGTTCAAAACAATTTACTACTGTGTGCTACTATGTGAAAATAATATTGTTTACTCATACATGTTTACTTCTGTTTTAGGAATGGATACTCTGAACAGCGCTATTGAAAGTCTGATGGCTTCCTCTAGCAAGGAGGACTGGATGCCAGTTACCATGAATGTTGCTGACGCTACTGTCACAGTCATCAGTGAAAGAGTAAGGCAGACCGTCATATTCAAGACATGTTTAACACAAGTGCTGAAAGCCAGGAACTCATGAGCCTTAGAAGAAAGTGTTCATTTTTCCTGGACTTCATTTAccttttttgcattttatttctttgcaggGCTGTATCACTGTTTTATAAAGACTGTTACTACTTGTGTCAGCTTCGGCTTTATTTACCATTCCAAGCATGTCCTTACAAACATAAATGATAAGTAACCTTTAGATGCTTGAAACGAACACGGTATTATCCTTCGTAGAAATTTGGAGTCTAAAATGTTGTAGGTTAAGCCGTAAGGAGCAATCCTAAGTTctaatctgtattttctttattctttctatGAAAGCCAAGAGTAAGACTGCAATTTGTGTTTCACATCACTGTCCTTTAGTAGAGCATTTTTCATAGAGATGACTAAAATGAAACTTCCAAAGAATGTTCCACATCTGCATCTGTTGATTAGGTCCTAAAGCCACATCTCTACATACCAGTAATAGGGGACAGTCTTCAGAAGTCACAACAGCCATGCATTTCTTCACAAAACTGCCACATCCATTTTAAACATGCAGTAGTACAATGCATGATACGCTTCAGTGCTAAGGCTCAAAGCCCTCGTGTTCTGCTGGTAGCCTAGAAGGGAGGACCCAGCCCAGGCCTTTGCACACCAGCTGTACACACATTGCAAGAAGGAATTTCACAGAACTGCCTCAGTGTTCTATCCCTACTTAATCAACCTAACACCGAGAGTAAAATTTCATAGAATAGCTGATCGTAATGAACAATCATTTTATTCATAACCAGAATGAAGAGGAAATCATGGTGGAATGTCGTGTGCGGTTTCTGTCCTTCATGGGAGTAGGCAAGGATGTTCATACATTTGCCTTCATTATGGATACAGGAAACCAGCATTTTGAGTGCCACGTGTTTTGGTGTGAACCAAATGCAGGCAATGTGTCAGAAGCTGTTCAGGCTGCGTGTATGGTAAGTGACTTTCTTGAAAAGGCATCTAATACTTAGATTTTATAATAATcgtataatataataataatgtaatatTTAGATTTTTTAGTACTTAGATTTTCCACTATCTCAGTATATGTATTTCCAAATGTGCAATTAATTTCCTGAGATGTAATAAGATAAAACCTAGCAATTTGGATTCTgatatatttagtaaattaaaaacaagcttGAAATGTCGATTTTAGTGAACTATGCTCCTTTAACATCTGAACTCCTCAACACCTCTGTAAGATCTGTTCTGCAGTTACAGAAGTTATCTAATGCTGAATATTTCTATGTAACCCTGTGACAATGTACTGAAAAATAGTCCTTGTTtaagaaaactcatttttcagttttcaaagagtTGTTGCTGTGATTTAGTGTCTGTCATGTACTAATGAACAATTTCTGCTAAAAAGCTAACAGGCCGATGTCTCAATAACTTCATCAGGGCTGTTTGTCACAGTTAAAATGAAAGTTTGACTGTATTTCAcgagaaagtatttttaaatgtattttaaatgcactgGAAGTAATGGCTACAGTAAGGATTGCAGAACGCTTCTGCTTTCTTGCAGTTACGGTATCAGAAGTGCTTAGTGGCCAGGCCTCCTTCACAGAAAGTTCGGCCTCCCCCACCACCTGCAGATTCGGTGACCAGGAGAGTCACAACCAACGTAAAGAGAGGAGTGCTGTCCCTCATTGACACTTTGAAACAGAAACGCCCAGTCACCGACATGCCGTAGCTGTATAAGAAGATTCTCCTAACATTTAACTGCAGATAACAGTAGCTACACTAAGGAAAATGAACTGGTGATGTTTGGCCTTCCAATCcaaattgctgctgctttgtcctAAGAGAATTTATCCGTATCAAAGCAATGCTAGACAAGCATGTTATCTCGTTCTTGCCATCATTGTTTGATATGAAAAGAAgcatgaataatttttttcctgtcagtgagTTACATCATGAGCAATGGAAGGTCTTTTTGATTGTAAATACGTGAACATTACCTGAACTCACACAAAGAAAGAATATGGCCACATCCTTCCCAGTGAACTCATGCTAAAGTCCTTGGAGTGAATGACGCCTGAGTTGATGGTTTCACTGTCTTGAGCTGGATTTGTCACAAACCAATCTTAATTCCTACAGCACTTTGGTTCTCAACACTGGAGTAGATACCAAGGATCAGCTACCGTTGAATTACTGCAGATTAAATaccaagttttattttttacagaacTAACCTGTTAATTTTAAATTGTTGGTCAGCGTTGGTCTGCCTGACATTCATGTGAATCGTTGTCATTTGATCTCTGTTTGTACATTACAGTTGTAGACAGGAATTGTTTGATACCAAACCAATGCTGAAAAAATCCAGGAGTGTTTTCAGTAATTGAGTACAGGGTGATCCACTGAAGCTTTTCATCTTTAAACATACAGATCACATGCTGGATGTTAAGTATGTCATCCCAAATTGTCATTAATTCATCAGAAATACTGCTTGTTCTACACAGGGCTCATACTGATCAGGAAAGAGTTAGTCAGTAGTTTTACTGTCTTAAAACtctcacaaaagcaaaaatgctgTAGATGTTTTCTATATGAGTGTTTGATCAAATGTTCAATTCAGTGTCGGGTTGCACTACTCCCCCTCTGAGTTTGCTGCTAAATACTTAGCACGCCACAAAAAGAACAATCATGTTTCTGACTATTTACTaaattcagtggaaattcttttaATGGTCTGTGACAAAATCATGAGAGTTGTTTTCTAACAGGATGGAGCTTCAAGTGGGACAACTTCATTTCAATGCTTTTGCTCCAAAGGTCTCCTGTAACAGCCTTGATCCACACAACTGCAGGTTCTGACAAAGACAGCACAGTAACGCCCCTTCAAAATTGTGTCTTGTGCTGATCTTCAGATGCAGCTGAGcatctttttccctttgccATCTTCTGTTTAGACCTACAGGTTGGTACAAATTTTGGAAATGGAacataaaagatatttttaactaatgttaaaaatgttttgcctgcatttttatatgtatgttCCAAACTGTATCTGTCTCCCAGGTCTGCAAATTTGGTCATGCTGTAATTTTAGAAGAACGTTGTCAACGTTGTTTTTACAAGAACCATTTTTTTACTTTACTGTGCCAGAGATTATTATAAACAAGATTGTTATGaacaaataatgatttttttcttattttaaaaagtcaacaGCAATGCCTGGGCAAAACATGTTGAGAAGGGGAAAGAGTGACGATTCAAGAAATGCCTGCAGTGGAAATGTAGAACTATTAAAACACATTTAGCCTGATGTAATAGCAAGTGTAGGTGAAGGCTAGCCATGCAGCTGTAGTATTCTAAATGGAGCTCTCTAGAATACCCTCTAAGGAGCTGATCCTCCACTATGTTCAGGAAATGTCTAGATGTTGTCCTGAGGGATATGCTTTAGTGGGCAATGttgataggtggatggttggactggatgatcttagaggtcttttccaaccttggtgattctatgatctctaaTCTCTGCATAATAGAGTTTCTGCACCCCGGGCACTGAAGCAATTCTGTCCCACCCCACGTCTTAAAGTTCCAGATGGAAACTCcaggatttttatttgttctacAACAAAGAATTTTTAACAGTAATAATCAAGTTCAGTAGCGTtgtctgcacagtgctgcttttccccAGGAGAGGAGCAGACCACGTTTAAACCAAACCCACCCTTGGGAAACAGCAGGTAAAGGTAAGAAGCCGTGTCAGGAGTCTTTACACATCTGTGTCGCCAAGGCTCTGAACACAGAGttttcactggcaaaaatgtgcaactgcaggaagggctgagggaaaagagagagaaaggtaTTTGAAAAGCTGTGGGTCCCCTGAATTTCTTGTCTGTTACCAAAATGCTGTTGATTTTGCAGATATTTAAGTAGTTTGCTTAATGGGCCAAATATATTTGGCCTTCTGGCTGCAGTAGAACTCCTGAGTTTCTAAAGGGTTAAATACACACCCAGGTGTTCTCAGAATCAGCACCTAAAATTGCAAAGCTCGTTGTCTCTTATCAAACAACGTACCGAGGCACTCTTTAACCACGGCcaaaatatgtatgtatggCCTACGCGTGTCCGAGTAACTACCGCTGTTTGAGTTGATGTTATAGCAACCCTTCGGTTATCTATGCATTTTATACAATACCCAGCGACTCTGTAAGCGGGCAGCCATGCATTCACTATGCCTTGTATGTCTGATGCCATATTTTAAATTAACCTGTTAAATacagcttaaaatatttttattttatttattctatttttactgaaatatcCTGCATTATTATGTCGATGTATTGTCTTTACTGGACGTGATCTTGTAACATTCTCTACGCTGTATACTATAGTTTGCCTAAAAAAGGCAACTTTGTAATTATTTGTAGTCACATTTTTATTGAAGTCTGTAGAAAAATCATGTAAAGCGAAgctaatttcttatttttttcaatgcaAGTAGTAAACTAGAGGTAAGTATCACGTATCACTCACGTCATTAACGTGCTCCCTTGCAGAAGCAAGGAGATCTATGTTCACCATCAAAAATGAGAGataaaagcctttcttttgAAATCCGCAGTGCTGGCTGTAGGTTTTCTTTAAGTCACTGCTTGTTTCACTtgaaggggagaggaggggtgTGGGAGGTACAAGGCTACAGAGACAACTATGGGGACTTCAAATGGAAATAACGTGGAGATACCTCTGCCTGCTGAGGCAACATGCCCTTTTGTGACAGGAGAGGCTGGGGAGTGTCTGACAGCTTATGCCAGGTCTGTGTCATTTCCTAAGAGTTCtacatccctttttttttttttaattttatcaagTATTTCATAGATGATTATTTTATTAGGGATGTACAACTGTTAGTAAAGCACCCATGCAAAACagtgcttttttatttcagcagcttATGTAGGTTCAGCCTTTAATGCCATTATTCCTTCTGTGGGCAAGTTAATTCACACGTGGCTaaaatgctgtgctgcacagtcAGCAAAAGTAGGTTGGATTTATGTGGACCCACACCCACTGGTTAttagcagagctcagccttgCGTAGAGCACCCAATTGATGCTGAAAAGGGCAATTTCCCCTGCTGTTGTCCACTTCTACACATTTAAATGTAATCtgttctgagaataaatttggCTGCATAAAATGATCGTCTCAACTGTTACTGGTCCATGGAACtgggaaattatttcttttcttgttccaAATTGAGGGGAGGGAAAAATATACAATGGCTGTTCAGAGTCAGTAGCAGTGCCATGGAGACTTTTCTCTCTATAAAGCTGAATCAATGGTTTCTAGTTGAAAATTACAAATACTTAACTGGGCTACTGAGAACTGGTTATATATGATATAGTTctgcttcacttttttttaagtgtttaatTGAGCATTCAGGCTTCTATCCACAAGCCATTTGAAGCCAGTCCCAGATGTCGCCACCAGGTGATGTTCGGTGCTCACCAAGCAAGCTGGTAACCTGCTGAATTAAAATCTTCACTGCTAGCTCTTTTGTATTCCTGGTAAGATATCAAGGTCACCACTGGTTTGGTCTCCATAACATCTCAAGGATTCAGCTCCCCCAAAACAAGATAAAAGGCCAAGTGTGGAACATCACATGTAAGCCCAAAGCATGTTCATTTTGAAGTCATTTTATCAGTATTTAGTAAATGACAGACACTGATATATTCAAGTTCACTTCTCTAATTTAAGAATCTCTTAAGCTTATTTTAGGCATTTAACAaccatattaaaaaacaaacaaacaaaccctacTTTCCATTCCTTTTGTCTATTATGTAGAATCCCCCTTGAAGGTGGTTTGAAATAACATGGGATTTTTAGTTTTTGTTCCAGTTCTATGCGTTGCAAGCAAGCAGGTCTAGGTAAGTTTGttcagaaacaacaacaaagtttttccttttattggaCCAGGTAAGGAGCGTAGGTTACTCACGGAGGTGTACTGCAGGTGAGTGATACCTTTGAGTACAACAGGCAACTCTGGTTAAAAACATGAACAGAAGTTTTCACTGATTCAGTGAAGTCGTAATAGATATCTGACGAAGAACATGCAGTTCTCTATGCCAATGGTGTAATACATCCCTTCTTCTAAAGCTCATCTATCGATGTTGGCTGGTGtggacaggaagaaaacaaaagatgttaaaacattttctctgcGTGGGTCTAAATCCTTGAGATTCCATATCACATTGCTGACACTAAGCATGTTTACACTGAATAAACTCTTACCAACTGTCATAAATGGTTGCTAACAATTCCtaaattactttttctattTATACTGCCCATATTTAATACTAAGTCACTGATTGCATTGTGTTCAGATTAGAAGATGAATGTAGATATCTACCATTTATTCTGCGTTTGTTAGCAACAGGGAACAGGTTAGGTTCCCACAGCTGATTTCTAAACAGTGGCAAACTCCTTGTGTTCATCCATTATTCCGACAAATAGTTACACTATTTATCAAAATAACTTACTTGGGCAATAGCAGCTTATCTGAGGTGAAAAGAGCTATGATACAGACTGATGTtactaaaaatactgaattgACATGATAATGCATCATAATATTTACGTAGTTTCCCCTTATAATGTTTTTAAGCACCAAAAGGAATTAATACTGGAAAGCCTATGGGTGGTTCAGATGTACTTGGCCAGCTGTCTGTAGAAAAATTCACATCCAGCTtgagagagaaaactgaacTAACTTGCAGTATTTTTGACCTTACTCCTTACTCCCCCAGTGGTCTGTCAGCCTTatgcagctgagctgcatttactgtaaaatgtaatttttggttttaaatggCTACCGTAGCTATTTCCGTGCAAATATCTGAGAATTAGTCTCCTAGTAAGATTATAACGAATAAAGGTATATTGCAATCTACACGCATGAACAAATGCATACAGGAATCTTACCTTTTCTAAAAAGCTGGGGGAAAGTTTGAAGATTCTTACAGCCCTGGTTGAGAATCTCTAAGCACAGATGGTTTGACAACTTTAGTCACAGGTGGAGGAGGTTCTCTATCCCTCAAACTTCTATTCCTCTGTCTGGACTGAAGCAAAGAGATATGAGCTGGCATCCTGGGTTGGTTTCCTTGGGGATGTACGTACGGTGATAtcactggaggaaaaacaatttcCACTAGCTTCACTGCGACCAATTTTTTACGTTCTGCACGTGGTTTTCTAACTTGTGTCTGCTTTCCTTGCACCTTGACAACAGATGTGTGCTTCGGCACTTTAGAAACACCTGTGTCTGAAACTGGGTTGATGGTAGGTTTCTTCAGCTGAATGTGACCGGTTGGTTGGTTggcattcttcttttttattttgcttacagCTTTGGATACTACAACTGCAGCTTTCCTGTTAGATACAGCTTCAGGGTGAGGGACCTCAGCAGTTTTTGGCTCTATGCGAGTATGAGCAGTATCACTTCCACGTTGTGTTACTTTCTCttgcttctcttcttcctttgctttaccTGGAATGCTGTCTAATAGTAGTCCTTTTGCTGCAGCCCGAGACAAAATATCTTTAGCAgacacattttcagaagaatcTGTCTGAAAAtttcacaggaaacaaaaataaatctaagaAACAGCTGTGAAGTCAATTCCTTAAGCCCAGATTCCTCAAAATCGACTCCACAAGAAAGGTGTGGCAGAATCACTGTTTGCTCAATAAATAAAGGACCTGGCTGTTGTGTGAAGTGGTGTCTGAACACTTGCTCTTCCACAGACTTTGCCCTCTATGGGCCAGAAGAGGGAAAACAAGTTCTGGACTTAGGTAGACAAATGTCTGCACAGCATGATGATTTAAACCTTATGGGATTGGAAAGGTTCTCCCCGCCTTTTGGTGAAAAGGTTCTACTTTTCTCAGCCACAAGATGAAAAGCCCAACGCTCAGAAGTGCAAATCATCCTTCTAAGGCCTTTCCTCAGGAAATCATGCTGAGGCTTTTCTGTTTACTCAGCAAAATTTCCCTGCCTTTCAGCCCAGATTTGCATACAACTTagttttgaaaggaaacattCATATCCGTTTAATACAAGTTGTAATGAAGTCTTAATCCATACTGGTGACACTGCCTGCTTGCATACTGGCACATCCTGGTGATATATACAGACCTAACCAAAAACTTCCCTAGACACCGCTTAGAACAAGTCTAATCCCAAGCTGCGTAGCTCATTCCAAAGTTTGACACCAACATTTCCTCAAAGATGTTCCTGGCACAGACCTAGATGAAGAGATTGCTCTGACCACAACTGCTCCAAAATGAAAGTGCGTGTTGAAAAGCTGTGCTCAACTTAAAACACTGTGCACATTTCAAGTTACTTCtagaaaagctgcagctttgctcACCAATTCTTTGGTCTTTTCAAGAAATCTTAAAAAATCAAACCAGttgatttaattattttcacatGTTCCATTTATGTAttctttttgtgaaaaatgGCAATGGTTCTCTTCTGTGAAGTGCTTTTAAAGTTTAGTTTTCTTACCTCTCTTGCTATAACAGCCAGAAAACAGCCGCTGGAAATTTCTGATGGTTCTATTTTGAAAAAAGCATCAGTGCAGGACTCTGGATTGGGGCATGCCGCAAAGACAGGAGGAATCGGTCTGccaaaaagaaggaagtgaCCAAGAAATAAGaacatacaaggaaaaaaaaaatcacggATATATTAAAAGTGATTTGTAAAGTGTATCTTACAAAGGAGTGTTTCGTAAAGCCTATCTTcatgcttcttttaaaaaagcaaatcaagACAAGAGAATTAATCTTTTTAGAGTTATTTTCAATATTAAATTACATTAaccaccagaaaataaatgtacatCAACATAATTAAGAACTACATTCTTTCTTGAGTCCACTGTCCAGCCATAGCTGAATAATCGAGGTGTCCAGGAACTTGGGAAATGCTTTTGAAGACACTCAGCAGTACACAGAAATTATAAAGAGGTTGGCTTTGAGTCAGTAAGTGTGTGCTCTTgataaataatttctgtaagCTAAATATCCTATTTGCAATACCCAACAACCAGGGCtccagtttgtttttttgtttgtttgtttgtttgtttgttttactattTTGTGATTTATcaacaaggaaggaaggaagtccCCTCTTCCTACATTCCCCCTACACTCCAGTGATTCCCAGCTGTTACAAACAGGCCACAGTGATTTGGTTCATAAGGCCAAGAAGAAGTCTGTTGCAGGACAGAAGAATATCTGTGATGATCCCCAAGGACATCTTATTAGCATGACTTGTTTCTCTCACAGCTGCTATACTCTGAGCACAGGTGCTCAGAATTTTTCACTACTTGTGGTGGAAAACAATAGATGAAAACATTAACAGTACTACTTAGTACTCTCTTAACATCAAAAAGAATGGAATCAGAGACAGCTGAAGATGATATTAAGCGTTCATCTAATACAAGGCACAGATTGTACTAGCATAAGAGTTATGCTTGTTCAAGTTTTCCATAGACAAAACCAGTCATACCATACCTGAATggtttcagtttttttcctttcacaccACATTCCAGTGCTTTTTGCACTacttcttcattctcttctggGTAAACTGAAGAAGTGCAGTAAACAATAGATTGTACCTgaactacaaaataaaattgtgGAAGATTTTAATGTTAAAATCCTTGATACACAGCGGTTTAGTGAGGACTAAAACCAGTATGAAAATTATGCTTGGGAAACTCAGCAGCTCAACACTAAGGCAAGCCTGCCcaattttaaagcatatttttacCAACAAAGTATGCTCTCCTGCAcacgtgtttttttttatagtcaAAGTCTTTTCAAATATTGGTAGATTTCAGCACAAATTCAGGGCTGTCTTTTCACACATCTGCTAAAGGAAGggcagaagaaagcagtttaAAGATGGACTACATTTACAACTGAGCCAAAACTGAACCTGACTCAGGCAGTTGTTTATGCAAACCCAAGGGCTGTTGTATTAATGGCTGGTAAATATCACAACACAAAAACCCTTAAGCTTGAGGAGATCATTATTTGGAGATTTTGGTTAAACATTTACTGTTAACTCATAGACTAATTGGTGTATTTTAACACTGTAAATCTGGTTGTAGTACAATCAAATTgacagtataaaaaaaaatcttttcaggaAACTGACTGCCAGCACACTTACATTTCATTGCATGCATCAACTCATTCAGCTGCCTCTCAGCAAGAATACAGAGTTTATCCTTAGACACAGATCCTTGGTAAAGGTCTTTCAGCAATCCAGCATCTAAATGCAAAGATTTGCCATTTATTAACATGGCTGCTGTTGGTGTCTTAACATTCAGTTTGCAGAAAAAGCATTGGTAACAGACCTGATGGTCACTGCTACAGTGAGAAGGCAGGCCTTACGGATTACAACACCACGAGTGCCTAAGCAATTCTTTCCTTGTCAAGTTTACTTCTAATTACTACTGcctcttctttgtttctgcttaATGAAAGTTGAACAATGAGTAGGCTATTACAAACAGTCATTAAAGGAGCATGATTAATAGAAAATTATATACTCGTATATTAACacaaatttgctttttcttgaaaagaagGGCAGTGTAtactcttctccccagaccaACCCTCAAACTTCATACCATTGACTTGAAATTGCCTTTACAAAATGTTCCTAACCCTTCAGTGCCACGCAGAAAGAATTCTAAGGCAGGACAAATACATTCCTGCTCACTTTATGTGGAACAATCTGTGTAATTGATTATACATTATTCTCTTTCGTATTTCCATTCTAGTCTGCATGTATGTCACACAGAGTCACGCAAGTCATTAATATATCTTTTATAGTAGTTTAAAGGAAGTTTTGTGagttttatcttttaaaaaagattacATTTTATCAGAGCATCTGTATTGTCCAGATCACAGTACCTGAAGAACTATTTCTACCAGAAAGCATGCATTAGCTATGGTATCAGAAGTTACCTCCATGTTCAGTCAAAATAAAATCTATAGGATTACTAAAACCCAGTCCAGAGCATTGTGGTACCAACAAAATAACTTTTGCATTTTGAAGTCTGGGATCTTTTGGTTCAATCTCAGTGAAGTCTTCATGTAACAACtgaatatctgaaataaaacaaaaaggggggggaaacTCAGCAGTTCAACACTAAGGCAAGCCTGCCCAATTTTGAAGTGATGGGATTGAAGAGACAGCAGTGTTGCACAAAATTCCACAGAGCTACAGCCTGCTGGACCAGACCCCTCAACATCCCATTGATTTCAGGCAGACTGAGGGATGAAGCCTTAGCATCTTCCACTGAACAGACTGCTAATTGGTTGCCACTCTTGTTATACAGTTTGTTCTGATCACGTCCTCTGGGTAAACTGGACAAATGTATGAATTTAAAATTAGCAATCTCAGAAACTGATAAAAATCAACCTGAAAAGTAACAGTCAAGACACCAGATACACGGGTGCCAAAGTTGCAGATCCCAGGCATTACACAGGAACTACTTTTGTGGAGAACTTGACTATAACATTTCAGGAATCTGGCTGATCTGCAACCATGTTGGGCCTGATTGTAGCTAAGGAGTTGTCAGTTCACTCTATGACAAAAATAATCTATTACTACCCTCCCAAATCCTCAAAGAAGGGGTCTCTAAATTCTGATAGATTTATGACCTATTTATAGTTACCACAAACTCTACCAAAATCTATCTTAAAAACCTTACTCATACCAACTGTGCCAGCACATACTTTTACATCCCATGTGACTGAACAAGTCTCCCAGTTCAGCTGCTTTTGCAGAAGTTTTTACACCACAAACAAAAACCGTGGACGTGCTGTCATGTCTCAGTGCCGCCATATGGGCAACGGTGAGGTGGGAACCCAGGTGAGCCAGAATAACATCATCATCCGTACTCAACAGCGCCTGTACAGAGTGTACAGCGAGGCAGCGAGACTTGTCCTACAAAACAGTGACACAAAAATGCAGTGTTACCAACTATTTGGATTTCTCTGAGCACCAACCTTCTCGTCCCAAATTAGGaaattaattcattattttcatgataaatagaaaagagaggaggagaaagaactAATCACATCTAGCTGCTAATATGGAATTTTTAAGACGACAAAATCAAGCATCTTAAGTCAAAATCACTAAAAGTAATTTAAATCAGAGGGCTTTGGGAAATGTGATCTGGTGGAAGGTgcccctgcccatggcaggttGGGTGGAACTGGATttttaaaggtccctcccaacttcaacctttctatgattcctgatattctatgatccttccaacctgaattattCTGTGCTGTTTATCATTATTCCATCAGAAATA
Proteins encoded in this window:
- the APBB2 gene encoding amyloid beta precursor protein binding family B member 2 isoform X15; this translates as MAERKNAKAMACSSMQERTNVTLDVPLQVDFPTPKTELVQKFHVQYLGMLPVAKPVGMDTLNSAIESLMASSSKEDWMPVTMNVADATVTVISERNEEEIMVECRVRFLSFMGVGKDVHTFAFIMDTGNQHFECHVFWCEPNAGNVSEAVQAACMLRYQKCLVARPPSQKVRPPPPPADSVTRRVTTNVKRGVLSLIDTLKQKRPVTDMP
- the NSUN7 gene encoding putative methyltransferase NSUN7 isoform X2; protein product: MLYDLQDREFEARVISDEEEPIAEVREIENFLCRFRIKLAAALARCRIKYDALSIEYFLPETIRKHEQRASALPLCAWINILKTSPQDVFRDLKSTGFTEVESVSDFKGYTYCLDQHCHNVLLFPSSLKDELLNLDLFSDCRLLLQDKSRCLAVHSVQALLSTDDDVILAHLGSHLTVAHMAALRHDSTSTVFVCGVKTSAKAAELGDLFSHMGCKNIQLLHEDFTEIEPKDPRLQNAKVILLVPQCSGLGFSNPIDFILTEHGDAGLLKDLYQGSVSKDKLCILAERQLNELMHAMKFQVQSIVYCTSSVYPEENEEVVQKALECGVKGKKLKPFRPIPPVFAACPNPESCTDAFFKIEPSEISSGCFLAVIARETDSSENVSAKDILSRAAAKGLLLDSIPGKAKEEEKQEKVTQRGSDTAHTRIEPKTAEVPHPEAVSNRKAAVVVSKAVSKIKKKNANQPTGHIQLKKPTINPVSDTGVSKVPKHTSVVKVQGKQTQVRKPRAERKKLVAVKLVEIVFPPVISPYVHPQGNQPRMPAHISLLQSRQRNRSLRDREPPPPVTKVVKPSVLRDSQPGL
- the NSUN7 gene encoding putative methyltransferase NSUN7 isoform X1 yields the protein MKLSDEKGAAEKRTMTLIKKNVCHDSVYINAAKIFQGICNKKPKDRMLVRYGDESVSPMLTLKDEYSQRLSYELAFSALKYQDLLEEMLLDSHVYPSHSIPDELTSLLLVMLYDLQDREFEARVISDEEEPIAEVREIENFLCRFRIKLAAALARCRIKYDALSIEYFLPETIRKHEQRASALPLCAWINILKTSPQDVFRDLKSTGFTEVESVSDFKGYTYCLDQHCHNVLLFPSSLKDELLNLDLFSDCRLLLQDKSRCLAVHSVQALLSTDDDVILAHLGSHLTVAHMAALRHDSTSTVFVCGVKTSAKAAELGDLFSHMGCKNIQLLHEDFTEIEPKDPRLQNAKVILLVPQCSGLGFSNPIDFILTEHGDAGLLKDLYQGSVSKDKLCILAERQLNELMHAMKFQVQSIVYCTSSVYPEENEEVVQKALECGVKGKKLKPFRPIPPVFAACPNPESCTDAFFKIEPSEISSGCFLAVIARETDSSENVSAKDILSRAAAKGLLLDSIPGKAKEEEKQEKVTQRGSDTAHTRIEPKTAEVPHPEAVSNRKAAVVVSKAVSKIKKKNANQPTGHIQLKKPTINPVSDTGVSKVPKHTSVVKVQGKQTQVRKPRAERKKLVAVKLVEIVFPPVISPYVHPQGNQPRMPAHISLLQSRQRNRSLRDREPPPPVTKVVKPSVLRDSQPGL